In Aquiflexum balticum DSM 16537, a single genomic region encodes these proteins:
- a CDS encoding IS1182 family transposase, with protein MKFIQGTDRTQLALFPTCLDDSLDSDNETRLIDLFVNSIELKSFGFEMDFVDNGRPAYHPGDLLRLFIYGYLNRIRSSRALERECKRNIELIWLMKGLVPDHNTISNFRRDNPSAIKKVFRATVQMARHFELIGGTLIAGDSTKLRAQNSKKNNFNAKKIERHLAYIEEKLSRYQSELAQEDGDSTQKETIATEIEKQSGRRAKYESLLEKLDSSDQEQISTSDPDSRQMVIRNNITEVAYNIQSTTDAKHNIPIDFKVTNNNDSKAMGNMVRRAKSILGTNSFTVLFDKGYHTGSEIRTAIELGAEAIVAIPAVSGSSMAPDPAYNVSEFRYDPKNRTYTCPQGNTLSTNGSWYNKERGGPSRKSASSVRVQHFKTKACQACPALASCTKNTRGRGRVIERTEHQDFIDANRRNVEQKEHLYKRRQAIIEHNYGTIKRQWNFHYIITKKGKDRASSDVGFMFVAYNLRRIFNLVDQEALKKYLKMLWLCFLAILDFLRVRKKLIQRCEIYRFHNYQFLQPHPNSRKWAYI; from the coding sequence ATGAAATTCATACAAGGCACTGACCGCACCCAGCTTGCGCTTTTCCCCACCTGCCTGGACGATTCCCTTGATTCTGACAACGAAACCCGCCTTATCGATCTGTTTGTGAACTCCATTGAGTTAAAGTCTTTTGGTTTTGAGATGGACTTTGTCGACAATGGCAGGCCTGCCTATCATCCCGGGGACCTGCTAAGGCTTTTTATCTACGGATATCTCAACAGGATCAGAAGTTCCAGGGCATTGGAAAGGGAATGCAAACGCAACATCGAGCTCATCTGGCTCATGAAGGGACTCGTTCCCGACCACAATACCATCTCCAATTTCCGCAGGGATAACCCTTCCGCTATCAAAAAAGTATTCAGGGCCACCGTGCAGATGGCCAGACATTTTGAGCTGATCGGTGGAACTCTCATTGCCGGCGACAGTACCAAGCTCCGCGCCCAGAACAGCAAGAAAAACAACTTCAACGCCAAAAAGATCGAAAGGCACCTTGCCTACATCGAAGAAAAGCTTTCCAGGTACCAGTCTGAACTTGCCCAAGAGGACGGGGACAGTACACAAAAGGAAACCATCGCCACGGAGATCGAAAAGCAGTCCGGGCGCCGGGCAAAATACGAATCCCTCTTGGAAAAGCTTGACAGCAGCGACCAGGAGCAGATTTCCACGTCTGATCCCGACAGCAGACAGATGGTCATCCGCAACAACATCACCGAAGTGGCATACAATATCCAGTCCACCACGGATGCAAAGCACAACATCCCGATCGACTTCAAGGTGACCAATAACAATGATTCCAAGGCCATGGGGAACATGGTCAGAAGGGCCAAAAGCATACTTGGGACAAACAGTTTCACAGTTCTGTTCGACAAAGGCTACCATACAGGCAGCGAAATCAGGACAGCCATAGAACTTGGGGCCGAAGCCATAGTTGCCATACCCGCTGTCAGCGGTTCCAGTATGGCCCCGGATCCGGCCTACAATGTTTCGGAATTCAGATATGATCCAAAAAACCGCACCTATACCTGCCCACAGGGAAACACCCTGTCCACCAACGGATCATGGTACAATAAGGAAAGGGGCGGTCCCTCCCGGAAATCAGCAAGCAGCGTAAGGGTGCAGCACTTCAAGACCAAGGCCTGTCAGGCCTGTCCCGCCCTTGCCAGCTGCACCAAAAACACCCGTGGAAGGGGTAGGGTCATCGAAAGGACGGAGCATCAGGACTTCATCGATGCCAACAGAAGAAACGTGGAGCAGAAGGAACACCTTTACAAACGGAGGCAGGCAATCATCGAACACAACTACGGAACCATCAAAAGACAGTGGAACTTCCACTACATCATCACCAAAAAAGGCAAGGACAGGGCCTCCTCGGATGTTGGGTTCATGTTTGTGGCCTATAATCTTCGAAGGATATTCAATCTTGTCGATCAGGAAGCATTGAAAAAGTATCTGAAGATGCTTTGGCTTTGTTTTTTGGCCATACTGGACTTTTTAAGAGTCCGAAAGAAGCTTATACAGCGATGTGAAATTTACAGATTCCATAACTACCAATTTCTACAGCCCCACCCAAATTCAAGGAAATGGGCTTATATTTAG
- a CDS encoding antitoxin VbhA family protein → MFATIEIDRNNLTIMGVKFSDLKTLESTANALGSNMYEGFIPTPKGVEIIRDYVKGKISLSELVKFAEEKAYV, encoded by the coding sequence ATGTTTGCTACAATCGAAATTGATAGGAATAACCTGACGATAATGGGAGTGAAATTTTCAGATTTAAAGACATTAGAAAGCACAGCAAATGCTTTAGGAAGTAATATGTATGAAGGTTTTATACCTACACCCAAAGGGGTTGAAATAATCAGGGATTATGTAAAAGGGAAAATTTCATTGAGTGAATTGGTGAAGTTTGCGGAAGAAAAGGCTTATGTCTGA
- a CDS encoding Fic/DOC family protein produces the protein MLFVESGAVTKRLQELYNSPIKIKGVENLFDIHKHLFQDIYIWAGKKRVVEISKDGKQFFPTTHFDNASSYINSLIADYKKIRKNRRKELAEKLAEILDNVNYFHPFREGNGRAQREFLRLLALEKGLILNLNPPDNKSVFERYMKGTIESDLEILKELIFELIASKK, from the coding sequence TTGCTTTTTGTTGAAAGTGGAGCAGTAACAAAACGACTTCAGGAACTTTACAATAGTCCCATTAAGATTAAAGGAGTTGAAAACCTTTTTGATATTCACAAGCATTTGTTTCAAGATATATATATCTGGGCTGGCAAAAAACGGGTTGTGGAAATAAGTAAGGATGGAAAACAATTTTTTCCTACCACCCATTTTGATAATGCCAGTAGCTACATTAATTCTTTAATAGCTGACTACAAGAAAATTCGAAAAAACAGAAGAAAAGAATTAGCAGAGAAGTTAGCCGAAATTTTAGATAATGTAAATTATTTTCATCCCTTTAGAGAAGGTAACGGACGTGCACAAAGAGAGTTTTTAAGGTTATTGGCCTTGGAAAAAGGGTTGATTCTGAACCTAAACCCTCCGGACAATAAAAGTGTGTTTGAAAGATATATGAAAGGAACAATAGAGAGTGATTTAGAAATATTGAAAGAATTGATTTTTGAACTAATTGCCTCAAAAAAATGA
- a CDS encoding DUF6557 family protein, giving the protein MKLYDLIKSNNWFSIELTLLKLYPDQDKMLDEYRNVYEKLKITDPADYDELEIILTEYDCDPNFESEKETYVDVSGQKKIPDPTAITNSYAIEFLEWDKWLGMDLAVETIKNFSDLEIIAHSLYEMTYIDYDEETFQEQLKSLNDTVEEYKKLTQEEKKQKTISLDELKRRLDEKKGSS; this is encoded by the coding sequence ATGAAACTATATGACCTAATAAAATCAAATAATTGGTTTAGCATTGAGCTGACCTTGCTAAAACTGTATCCCGACCAAGACAAAATGCTTGATGAATACAGAAACGTTTATGAGAAACTAAAAATAACCGATCCGGCTGACTATGACGAGTTAGAAATTATTTTGACAGAGTATGACTGCGACCCAAACTTTGAGAGTGAAAAAGAAACATACGTTGACGTTTCAGGACAGAAAAAAATACCAGACCCAACTGCAATTACTAACAGTTACGCAATAGAGTTTTTAGAGTGGGACAAATGGCTCGGTATGGACTTGGCAGTAGAGACAATTAAAAACTTTTCAGACTTAGAAATAATAGCTCATAGCCTTTACGAAATGACTTATATCGACTATGACGAAGAAACATTTCAAGAACAACTTAAATCTCTGAATGACACCGTAGAAGAATATAAAAAACTAACACAAGAAGAGAAGAAACAAAAAACTATATCTCTTGACGAACTAAAAAGACGACTTGATGAAAAGAAAGGCAGCAGCTAA
- a CDS encoding type II toxin-antitoxin system VapC family toxin yields MNYLLDTNICVHFLRGKYGLIEKFQELGTENFAISEVTFAELVFGAENSTNPKKNLELIEVFTNQVLILPIFSAIYLYGKEKARLRSIGLMISDFDLLIGCTAVDKDLIMVTENRKEFERISGIQLENWVKR; encoded by the coding sequence ATGAATTATCTTTTAGACACTAATATCTGCGTCCATTTTTTAAGAGGGAAGTATGGATTGATAGAAAAGTTTCAGGAATTAGGAACTGAAAACTTTGCTATTTCTGAAGTTACGTTTGCTGAACTAGTATTTGGAGCTGAAAACAGCACTAATCCCAAAAAGAATCTTGAATTAATAGAAGTTTTTACCAATCAAGTTCTGATCCTTCCGATTTTCAGTGCCATTTACCTTTATGGAAAAGAGAAAGCCCGATTAAGGTCAATAGGACTGATGATAAGCGATTTTGATCTATTAATCGGTTGTACTGCTGTGGATAAAGATCTGATCATGGTGACCGAAAATCGAAAGGAATTTGAAAGAATTTCTGGAATTCAATTGGAAAATTGGGTAAAGAGATAG
- a CDS encoding amidase family protein — protein sequence MKTYKIIFVCTFIINGILGCQTSEEPSPINLQELTIQNIHKAFKDGDYNSQKLVSAYLERIKNLDPSINAINSINPNALNIAKELDEEFEHTKVLRPLHGIPVIVKNNIQSKGLETTAGSLALQNFKPESDAFIICKLVEAGAIILGKSNMAEWAFTPWGSYSSTNGATLNAYNQEYTSAGSSGGTGAAIAANFGVIGLGTDTGGSIRLPSSHGSLVGFRPTMGLVSRSGIIPCQLRQDMAGPMCRTVEDAARVLEVISGYDEEDDLTSYSNGRIPDNYIQFLDNEGLKGSRIGVLWEIAEVDIDPEILALFEEAIEDMKKLGAEIIDPVVIPNFALLRKNHWCESFRSDIENYLIKNVKNDTIRKLEDLIRIGSKSKFTTETLNFSATHNGRPENIEISCLDAYSDLNRIAFREAIENYMDSMRLDALIYPTWNIKPYRMDSIVEEYTGENTGAVAPHTGQPAFTVPMGFMQDNLPTGVEFLGRMYSEPILIKLAYSYEQGTKHRRNPNLEKAMTKDKMH from the coding sequence ATGAAAACTTATAAAATAATTTTTGTCTGCACCTTCATAATTAATGGAATCCTTGGGTGTCAGACCAGTGAGGAACCATCTCCGATAAATCTTCAAGAACTTACAATCCAGAATATTCATAAGGCTTTCAAAGATGGTGATTACAATAGTCAAAAATTGGTTTCAGCTTATTTGGAAAGGATTAAAAACCTTGACCCATCCATAAACGCTATTAACTCAATCAATCCAAATGCACTAAACATTGCTAAAGAACTTGATGAGGAATTTGAGCACACCAAGGTGCTCCGCCCACTTCATGGGATACCTGTGATCGTTAAAAACAACATACAATCCAAAGGGCTTGAAACTACTGCCGGGTCACTGGCATTACAAAATTTCAAACCTGAGAGTGACGCATTCATTATTTGTAAGTTGGTAGAAGCTGGTGCCATAATCCTGGGCAAATCAAATATGGCTGAATGGGCATTTACTCCGTGGGGATCGTATAGCTCAACAAATGGTGCAACTTTAAATGCCTATAATCAAGAATATACTTCTGCGGGCTCAAGTGGTGGAACGGGGGCTGCCATCGCTGCCAATTTTGGTGTAATTGGATTAGGAACAGATACGGGCGGTTCAATACGTTTACCCTCATCTCATGGATCGTTAGTGGGTTTTAGGCCAACGATGGGTTTGGTGAGTCGATCCGGAATTATTCCATGCCAGCTTCGACAAGACATGGCCGGCCCTATGTGTCGGACCGTTGAAGATGCAGCAAGAGTTCTAGAAGTCATTAGCGGTTATGATGAAGAAGATGATTTGACTTCATATTCTAATGGGAGAATACCTGATAATTATATTCAGTTCCTTGACAATGAAGGCTTAAAAGGATCAAGAATTGGGGTTCTGTGGGAAATAGCTGAAGTCGATATTGACCCTGAAATATTGGCACTTTTTGAAGAAGCCATTGAGGATATGAAGAAGCTCGGTGCAGAGATCATTGATCCTGTAGTCATTCCAAATTTTGCATTGCTTCGTAAGAACCATTGGTGTGAAAGTTTCAGATCTGATATTGAAAACTACCTGATTAAAAATGTTAAAAATGACACGATTCGAAAACTTGAGGATTTAATTCGGATTGGTTCAAAATCAAAGTTCACAACAGAGACTTTAAACTTTTCTGCAACTCATAATGGCCGCCCTGAGAATATAGAAATTTCATGTTTGGATGCGTATTCTGATCTAAATAGAATTGCATTTCGAGAAGCCATTGAAAACTATATGGATTCAATGCGATTAGATGCTCTCATTTATCCAACCTGGAATATAAAACCTTACAGGATGGATTCAATAGTTGAGGAATACACTGGCGAAAATACCGGGGCTGTTGCACCTCACACAGGTCAACCAGCATTTACAGTTCCCATGGGTTTTATGCAAGATAACTTGCCGACAGGAGTGGAATTCCTTGGACGTATGTATTCAGAACCGATATTAATCAAACTTGCTTACTCTTATGAACAAGGAACAAAGCATAGAAGAAACCCAAATTTAGAAAAGGCTATGACAAAAGATAAAATGCATTAA
- a CDS encoding tyrosine-type recombinase/integrase: MGENLGIEGLTSHVPRHTLANHMAYFGYSEEEIRLILAHSTVQTTKIYLRERHGFSGSFEIMKSFYGGKGSGTVKNDLDLAI, encoded by the coding sequence ATCGGTGAAAACCTTGGAATAGAAGGGTTGACTAGTCATGTTCCAAGACATACCTTGGCCAATCATATGGCTTACTTCGGCTATTCAGAAGAAGAAATCCGCCTGATCTTAGCCCATTCAACCGTCCAAACCACAAAAATTTACCTCAGGGAGAGGCATGGATTTTCTGGTAGTTTTGAGATTATGAAGAGTTTTTATGGGGGGAAGGGGTCAGGTACCGTTAAAAACGATTTGGATTTAGCAATTTAA
- a CDS encoding DUF1553 domain-containing protein → MVLRILSYCFIFFLISCSPELPEDVRAAYEELPEALDFNIHVKPILSDKCFACHGPDLAAQKAGLSLHDPEMAFASLKDSPGKVAIKSGSLRKSELFHRIISEDPEYRMPSQESNLILTPKEKAILIKWIEDGAEYKKHWAFIPPQKHDIPKIKDKAWIKNPIDHFVLNKLEQEGIQPSAEADKETLLRRLSLDLIGLPPSLAEIDAFLADPSDNAYEKQVDRLLNSPHYGEKMAMHWMDIARFADTHGYTVDRYRDASPYRDWVIRAFNQNLPYDQFITHQLAGDLLPNPSKEQLIATAFNRIHPQNMEGGIVEEEFRVEYVVDRTSTMGQAFMALTLGCARCHDHKYDPISQKNFFELSSFFNQVDEAGQISWDDSMPVPTMLLTDTEKDNMLSYLLSQKNKEEEELAKMAEKEEDAFQAWLASESFQKVSKMDFPASRNAFYTFDQNSIQNLLNPSQKGTMESSEVKNQKPAYVEGFRGKSVKLNGDSWLDLGGSGVFSRSEPFSVSVWISVPKSLTDGAIFHKGSGAVLYNWRGYHLSLKNNRLELLMAHTAPYNAITKVTEQDIPRDQWINLVMTYDGSSKANGLKVFLNGLEMATQTTHDNLYKDILFQGGQPGLQVGAVWRGKGLKDALVDEVSVYDKELSSLEVLQIAKLDKYKSILAQTWDKFDAQEKQALKKLYLNNHSVAYREKLKDVVDQRKAYADSVERIPEMMIMQDKTAKRSTYVLTRGEYNLHGEEVFPNTPESVLPMRENLPKNRLGLAQWLTDPENPLTARVAVNRFWQNYFGRGLVASSEDFGNQGQLPSHPELLDWLALEFQNSGWDVKAMQRLIVTSATYRQASKSRPELAEKDPDNYLLARGPSVRLPAELIRDNALFAAGLLNPTIGGKSVFPYQPEGLWKVNGANYVQDTGENLYRRSMYTIWKRSVHHPTLSIFDAPDHSFSVSKRQETNTPLQALVLMNDPTFVEASKVLGEKMLAYPEISKSIEDTFRRLTGRKPNPKELQILLKLRENEYRKFKADQNKTKGWLTSGEYQIPIELDPFHLAANAVTASAIINSDAFLTKR, encoded by the coding sequence ATGGTTTTAAGAATACTGAGTTACTGCTTTATTTTCTTTTTGATTTCCTGTAGCCCTGAACTCCCGGAGGATGTGCGGGCAGCCTATGAGGAATTACCGGAAGCACTGGATTTCAATATCCATGTCAAGCCAATTCTGTCCGATAAATGCTTCGCCTGCCATGGCCCTGACCTGGCAGCCCAAAAGGCAGGACTGAGTTTGCACGATCCTGAAATGGCTTTTGCATCTCTGAAAGACTCTCCCGGTAAGGTTGCCATCAAATCAGGAAGCCTCCGCAAAAGCGAACTTTTTCACCGGATCATTTCAGAAGATCCGGAGTACCGGATGCCTTCCCAAGAATCAAATTTGATTTTGACCCCAAAAGAAAAGGCAATCCTGATCAAATGGATTGAAGATGGGGCCGAATACAAAAAGCATTGGGCCTTTATTCCTCCCCAAAAACATGACATTCCGAAAATAAAAGATAAAGCTTGGATCAAAAATCCAATTGACCACTTTGTTCTAAACAAACTTGAGCAGGAAGGAATCCAACCTTCAGCGGAGGCCGATAAGGAAACGCTCCTGAGAAGATTGAGCTTGGATTTGATAGGTTTGCCTCCAAGCCTGGCTGAAATAGATGCCTTTCTTGCTGATCCCTCTGACAACGCTTATGAAAAGCAGGTTGACAGATTGCTCAATTCTCCACATTACGGGGAGAAAATGGCCATGCATTGGATGGACATAGCAAGGTTTGCCGACACCCATGGCTATACCGTAGACAGGTATAGGGACGCATCGCCCTATCGGGATTGGGTGATCAGGGCATTCAACCAAAACCTTCCCTACGATCAGTTTATCACCCATCAGTTGGCGGGGGATCTCCTTCCCAATCCTAGCAAAGAGCAGCTGATTGCGACGGCATTCAATCGGATTCATCCCCAAAATATGGAAGGGGGAATTGTGGAGGAGGAGTTTCGGGTGGAATATGTGGTAGACCGGACGAGTACCATGGGTCAGGCTTTTATGGCTTTGACATTGGGTTGTGCGCGGTGTCATGACCATAAATACGACCCGATTTCCCAAAAGAATTTCTTTGAACTCAGTAGTTTTTTCAATCAGGTGGATGAGGCCGGTCAGATCTCTTGGGATGATTCCATGCCCGTTCCGACGATGCTTTTGACCGATACGGAGAAAGACAATATGCTTTCCTACCTGCTTTCCCAAAAAAACAAGGAGGAAGAGGAACTGGCAAAAATGGCTGAAAAGGAGGAAGATGCCTTTCAGGCCTGGTTGGCATCGGAGTCTTTTCAAAAAGTTTCCAAAATGGATTTTCCGGCAAGCCGGAATGCCTTTTACACTTTTGACCAAAACTCCATTCAGAATCTTCTGAATCCTTCCCAAAAAGGAACCATGGAAAGCAGCGAGGTGAAAAACCAGAAACCCGCCTATGTAGAGGGATTCAGGGGAAAATCGGTCAAACTCAATGGGGATTCCTGGCTGGATTTGGGCGGTTCGGGTGTTTTTTCACGCAGCGAACCTTTTTCTGTAAGTGTTTGGATTTCTGTCCCCAAGTCTTTGACTGATGGGGCGATCTTCCACAAGGGTTCAGGCGCAGTGCTCTATAATTGGCGGGGATACCACCTCAGTCTCAAAAACAACCGCCTGGAATTACTGATGGCACATACCGCTCCCTACAATGCCATCACCAAAGTCACGGAACAGGATATTCCCCGTGACCAATGGATCAATTTGGTCATGACGTATGACGGTTCTTCCAAAGCAAATGGACTCAAAGTATTCCTAAACGGACTTGAAATGGCTACCCAAACTACCCATGACAACCTGTACAAAGACATCCTTTTTCAGGGGGGACAGCCGGGTTTGCAGGTAGGGGCTGTGTGGAGAGGCAAGGGACTCAAAGACGCTTTGGTGGATGAAGTCAGTGTGTATGACAAAGAACTTTCGTCTCTTGAGGTCTTGCAGATTGCCAAGCTTGACAAATATAAATCAATCCTTGCCCAAACCTGGGACAAATTCGATGCTCAGGAAAAACAGGCCCTGAAAAAACTCTATCTCAACAACCATTCTGTGGCTTACAGAGAAAAGCTGAAAGATGTGGTTGACCAGAGAAAAGCCTATGCAGATTCTGTTGAGCGGATACCTGAAATGATGATCATGCAGGACAAAACCGCAAAGCGGAGCACTTATGTTTTGACACGTGGAGAATATAACCTGCATGGAGAGGAAGTTTTTCCCAATACCCCCGAAAGCGTATTGCCTATGCGTGAAAACCTTCCCAAAAACCGTCTTGGACTGGCCCAATGGCTGACGGATCCAGAAAATCCACTTACGGCAAGGGTGGCAGTCAACCGATTTTGGCAAAATTACTTTGGCCGCGGGTTGGTCGCCTCTTCTGAGGATTTTGGAAATCAGGGCCAATTGCCTTCGCATCCGGAATTACTGGACTGGTTGGCATTGGAATTTCAAAATTCGGGTTGGGATGTGAAAGCCATGCAACGTCTGATTGTCACTTCTGCTACCTACCGTCAAGCCTCGAAAAGTAGGCCTGAATTGGCCGAGAAAGATCCTGACAATTACCTGCTAGCCCGTGGGCCGTCGGTTCGTCTGCCTGCAGAATTGATCCGGGACAATGCCCTATTTGCCGCAGGTTTACTGAACCCTACAATTGGAGGGAAAAGTGTGTTTCCTTATCAGCCTGAGGGTCTTTGGAAGGTAAACGGGGCCAACTACGTGCAGGATACAGGGGAAAATCTTTACCGAAGGAGTATGTATACGATTTGGAAACGCTCCGTTCACCATCCTACATTATCCATCTTCGATGCACCTGACCACAGTTTTTCGGTAAGCAAAAGGCAGGAGACCAATACGCCGCTTCAAGCTTTGGTACTGATGAATGATCCGACTTTTGTGGAGGCTTCCAAGGTTTTGGGTGAAAAGATGCTGGCTTATCCGGAAATCTCCAAGTCTATAGAAGATACTTTCCGCAGACTGACAGGAAGAAAACCCAATCCTAAGGAGCTTCAAATCCTTCTGAAATTAAGGGAAAATGAATACCGTAAATTCAAGGCAGATCAAAATAAAACAAAAGGCTGGTTGACTTCCGGGGAATATCAGATTCCTATAGAATTAGATCCTTTCCACCTTGCGGCCAATGCCGTCACCGCCAGTGCCATTATCAATTCAGATGCTTTTCTAACCAAAAGATAA
- a CDS encoding DUF1501 domain-containing protein has protein sequence MSNHHDAPLRSSNRDLQEIEKNMDRRRFLTKTSLGLGSLALGSLMGMEKIFAENPKVPPPLSESPNGLAELPHFMPKAKRVIYLFQSGGPSQLELYDYKPKLVDLHGQELPDSVRDGQRLTGMSADQSSFPMTASAFKFSQYGQSRAWVSELMPHTAEIVDELCFIKSMQTGQINHDPAITFFQTGHQLPGRPSMGAWLSYGLGSDNQNLPAFIVLVSKNAVQDQPLYARLWGNGFLPSQYQGIQFRSGKDPVLYLGNPENYDGKDRREMLDYLKSLNDVQLDTYGDPEISARIAQYEMAFRMQTSVPEITDMSKEPDSVYEMYGEDSRDPGTYAANCLLARKLIEKDVKFVQLYHQGWDQHGNLPGGIKNQCQKTDRATAALIKDLKQRGLLEDTLVVWGGEFGRTVYSQGTLSPDNYGRDHHPRCFTKWMCGAGVKPGFTYGETDDFGYNVVKDPVHVHDLQATILHLFGIDHEKLTYKHQGRRFRLTDVEGHVVKGILT, from the coding sequence ATGAGTAACCATCACGATGCCCCGCTCAGGTCTTCCAACAGAGATCTTCAGGAGATTGAAAAGAATATGGACAGAAGGAGGTTTTTGACAAAAACTTCTTTGGGACTTGGTTCCCTGGCCTTGGGCTCGCTGATGGGAATGGAGAAGATTTTTGCAGAAAACCCAAAGGTTCCGCCGCCGCTTTCTGAGTCACCCAATGGATTGGCAGAATTGCCGCATTTTATGCCAAAGGCCAAGCGGGTGATTTACCTATTTCAGAGCGGGGGGCCTTCCCAGTTGGAATTGTATGATTACAAACCAAAGCTGGTGGACCTTCATGGTCAGGAGCTCCCTGATTCGGTGAGAGACGGGCAACGTCTTACCGGGATGAGTGCTGATCAAAGTTCGTTTCCTATGACTGCTTCAGCTTTTAAATTTAGCCAATATGGACAAAGCAGGGCTTGGGTCAGTGAACTGATGCCCCATACTGCTGAGATCGTGGATGAACTTTGTTTTATCAAAAGCATGCAGACGGGACAGATCAACCATGATCCGGCCATTACTTTTTTCCAGACAGGCCATCAGCTTCCGGGCCGTCCCTCCATGGGCGCTTGGTTGAGTTATGGATTGGGTTCGGATAATCAAAACCTACCTGCTTTTATCGTCTTGGTTTCCAAAAATGCGGTGCAGGACCAACCGCTTTATGCCAGACTTTGGGGAAATGGATTTCTCCCTTCCCAATACCAGGGCATCCAATTCCGGTCCGGCAAAGACCCTGTGCTTTATCTCGGCAATCCTGAAAATTACGATGGAAAAGACAGGCGTGAAATGCTCGATTACCTCAAATCACTGAATGATGTGCAGTTGGATACTTATGGCGATCCTGAGATCAGCGCCCGCATTGCCCAGTATGAAATGGCCTTCCGGATGCAGACCTCAGTACCGGAAATTACGGATATGTCCAAGGAACCTGACTCGGTTTATGAGATGTATGGTGAAGACAGCCGCGATCCCGGTACTTATGCTGCCAATTGCCTTTTGGCGAGAAAGCTTATTGAAAAAGATGTCAAATTTGTCCAGCTCTACCATCAGGGATGGGATCAGCACGGGAATTTACCCGGAGGGATAAAAAACCAATGCCAGAAAACGGACCGGGCAACCGCGGCATTGATCAAAGACCTCAAGCAAAGGGGCTTGTTGGAAGATACGCTTGTTGTTTGGGGCGGGGAATTTGGTAGGACAGTGTACAGTCAGGGCACACTTTCACCGGATAATTATGGCCGTGACCATCATCCACGCTGCTTTACCAAATGGATGTGCGGGGCAGGGGTAAAGCCGGGTTTCACCTATGGAGAAACAGACGATTTTGGATATAATGTGGTCAAAGATCCGGTTCATGTCCATGACCTGCAGGCAACGATTCTACATCTTTTTGGAATAGACCATGAAAAACTCACTTACAAGCATCAGGGCCGGAGATTTAGGCTTACCGATGTAGAGGGTCATGTGGTAAAGGGGATTTTAACCTAG